One stretch of Rana temporaria chromosome 10, aRanTem1.1, whole genome shotgun sequence DNA includes these proteins:
- the LOC120916271 gene encoding chymotrypsin-elastase inhibitor ixodidin-like: MTRRTVSGGSEKMLRMCATFLLILVLNALLVQGHRIHPGKRCPSPYQVWKECGSACPRNCHNIDYPSPFCGLVCESGCFCRHPFMFLNEKSRICVLRKQCKQINAHARP; the protein is encoded by the exons ATGACACGGAGAACAGT GTCAGGAGGCAGTGAGAAGATGCTGCGGATGTGCGCAACCTTTCTCCTTATTCTGG TGCTGAACGCTCTGCTTGTCCAGGGTCACAGAATACACCCAG GTAAAAGATGCCCTTCCCCGTACCAGGTGTGGAAGGAGTGTGGAAGCGCCTGTCCAAGGAACTGTCACAACATAGATTACCCTTCACCGTTCTGTGGGCTGGTATGCGAGTCCGGATGTTTCTGCCGCCATCCCTTCATGTTTCTAAACGAGAAGTCCCGCATTTGTGTTCTGCGGAAGCAATGCAAGCAGATCAATGCCCACGCCAGACCGTAA